The Niallia circulans nucleotide sequence AAACAACACTTGGATCATCATAGGATGTTTGCATAATTTTCTCATATGCTTTGCTCCAAAGCTCCTTCTTCTTGTTTAAATCCTCAACGATTTCTGCTCTTCCTCGGACAGATACATAGGATTTACCTGCATAAGCGACATTCACGTCTTGATCATGTAAAATTTCGTCATATTTATCTGTCTCTTTTTTAGTGAAAAACCATAGGTCACCATCAAACTCGACTTCCTGTGTTTTCATTGGGCGAGACACAAGCCCTTCTTCTGTTACGGTCGTTAGCATGGCCGTGTCTATATCCTTGATTAACTCTCTTAATGTTTCAAGCTCTTCTTGTTTTATCATGTTAGACATTTCCATCACCTCATTATTTGTTATAGAGGTATATTACCCTTTCTACTAGCTTTTAATCATTTTTAAGATATATGAATTGAATGGTTCCATTTCCTTCAGATTATTTAGTAGCATCAATTTTAATCTATTTGTCGCCATAGTTTTTTCTTTTCAAATAGAATCTTTCTTATTTATAAAGAACTAATGCC carries:
- a CDS encoding pyridoxamine 5'-phosphate oxidase family protein, yielding MSNMIKQEELETLRELIKDIDTAMLTTVTEEGLVSRPMKTQEVEFDGDLWFFTKKETDKYDEILHDQDVNVAYAGKSYVSVRGRAEIVEDLNKKKELWSKAYEKIMQTSYDDPSVVLIKVKAEAAEYWETGNLTKKMAFFYKRMTGQSSDSTDVNETVELKN